The following are from one region of the Gryllotalpicola protaetiae genome:
- a CDS encoding ABC transporter substrate-binding protein, with protein MTRRHLAKAITGVAVAATAALALAGCSGAGAGSAGKSGGTLNVLMVNNPQMVDLQKLTADNFTKQTGIKVNYTVLPEDSLRAKASQEFSSQAGQYDVATISNYEVPFYSKNGWLLSLSDNVAKDAAFKQSDVLKPIQDALTGSDGKIYAEPFYGESSMLYYRADVFKDLGLTMPANPTWDQVAQLADQVKQKEQGMAGICLRGQPGWGQMVAPLTTVVNTMGGTWFDDDWNAQVSGEGFTKALNFYVDLVKKDGESGAPQAGYTECLNDMTQGKAAMWYDATAAAGSLEASDSPVAGKIGYAPAPVDQTESSGWLYSWAWGIEKASKNQANAEKFIEWASGPDYAKLVADKYGWAQVPPGTRTSLYENVDYQKGAAAFYKQVETAIDSAKPNDPGTQKRPAAGIQFVAIPEFANLGTDASQQFSDAIAGKTTVEAAIKSVQAEAQKVGDKYKK; from the coding sequence ATGACGAGGAGACACCTGGCCAAGGCGATCACGGGTGTCGCCGTGGCCGCCACAGCAGCACTGGCACTCGCGGGCTGCAGCGGCGCAGGCGCCGGCAGCGCCGGCAAGTCGGGCGGAACGCTCAACGTGCTGATGGTGAACAACCCGCAGATGGTCGATCTGCAGAAGCTCACCGCAGACAACTTCACCAAGCAGACCGGCATCAAGGTCAACTACACGGTGCTGCCGGAAGACTCGCTGCGCGCCAAGGCGAGCCAGGAGTTCTCCTCGCAGGCCGGGCAGTACGACGTCGCCACGATCAGCAACTACGAGGTGCCGTTCTACTCGAAGAACGGCTGGCTGCTGTCGCTGTCCGACAACGTGGCGAAAGACGCCGCCTTCAAGCAGTCCGACGTGCTGAAGCCGATCCAGGACGCACTGACCGGCTCCGACGGGAAGATCTACGCCGAGCCGTTCTACGGCGAGTCGTCGATGCTCTACTACCGCGCGGACGTCTTCAAGGACTTGGGCCTCACGATGCCGGCGAACCCCACCTGGGACCAGGTCGCGCAGCTCGCCGACCAGGTGAAGCAGAAGGAACAGGGCATGGCGGGCATCTGCCTGCGCGGCCAGCCGGGCTGGGGCCAGATGGTCGCGCCGCTCACCACGGTCGTCAACACCATGGGCGGCACCTGGTTCGACGACGACTGGAACGCGCAGGTCAGCGGCGAGGGCTTCACGAAGGCGCTCAACTTCTACGTCGACCTCGTCAAGAAGGACGGCGAGAGCGGCGCCCCGCAGGCCGGCTACACCGAGTGCCTCAACGACATGACGCAGGGCAAGGCGGCCATGTGGTACGACGCGACGGCCGCCGCGGGCTCGCTCGAGGCATCCGACTCGCCCGTCGCCGGGAAGATCGGCTACGCGCCCGCGCCGGTCGACCAGACCGAGAGCTCGGGCTGGCTGTACAGCTGGGCGTGGGGCATCGAGAAGGCGAGCAAGAACCAGGCGAACGCCGAGAAGTTCATCGAGTGGGCGTCTGGCCCCGACTACGCGAAGCTCGTCGCCGACAAGTACGGCTGGGCGCAGGTTCCCCCGGGCACCCGCACCTCGCTCTACGAGAACGTCGACTACCAGAAGGGCGCCGCGGCCTTCTACAAGCAGGTCGAGACCGCCATCGACAGCGCCAAGCCGAACGACCCCGGTACGCAGAAGCGACCGGCTGCGGGCATCCAGTTCGTCGCGATCCCTGAGTTCGCGAATCTCGGCACAGATGCCTCGCAGCAGTTCAGCGACGCGATCGCCGGCAAGACGACGGTCGAGGCCGCCATCAAGTCGGTTCAGGCCGAAGCCCAAAAAGTCGGCGACAAGTACAAGAAGTAG
- a CDS encoding response regulator transcription factor, whose amino-acid sequence MSSTHPLDLPPVRRADGTPARALVVDDEQALADAVAIALRSDGWDVETAYRGREVPLTVRDWRPDVVVLDIMLPDLDGLEVLDRIRAVSDEVRVLFLTARDGQSDRISGLRAGGDDYVTKPFDISELLARARALVRLAPSMTDATPRTSLTVGALVLDEGERVARFGEARLELTATEFEVLRCFARNAGRVLRREQLLTTVWGYDFGAESNLVEMYVSTLRRKLPEDCGVAIQTIRGVGYILKVGS is encoded by the coding sequence ATGAGCAGCACGCACCCGCTCGACCTGCCTCCCGTGCGCCGGGCCGACGGCACGCCCGCCCGCGCGCTCGTCGTCGACGACGAGCAGGCGCTCGCCGACGCGGTCGCGATCGCGCTGCGCAGCGACGGCTGGGACGTCGAGACGGCGTACCGCGGCCGCGAGGTGCCGCTCACCGTGCGCGACTGGCGCCCCGACGTCGTGGTGCTCGACATCATGCTTCCCGACCTCGACGGGCTCGAGGTGCTCGATCGCATCCGCGCTGTGAGCGACGAGGTGCGCGTGCTGTTCCTCACCGCTCGGGATGGGCAGAGCGACCGCATCTCCGGCCTGCGCGCGGGCGGCGACGACTATGTCACGAAGCCCTTCGACATCTCCGAACTGCTCGCGCGCGCCCGCGCGCTGGTGCGGCTTGCCCCGTCGATGACGGATGCCACACCGCGCACGTCTCTGACCGTCGGCGCCCTCGTGCTCGACGAGGGCGAACGGGTCGCGAGGTTCGGCGAGGCTCGACTCGAGCTCACAGCCACCGAGTTCGAGGTGCTGCGCTGCTTCGCGCGCAACGCGGGCCGCGTGCTGCGGCGCGAGCAGCTGCTCACGACCGTGTGGGGCTACGACTTCGGCGCGGAGTCGAACCTCGTCGAGATGTACGTGTCGACGCTGCGGCGCAAGCTGCCGGAGGACTGCGGGGTCGCCATTCAGACCATCCGCGGTGTCGGCTACATCTTGAAGGTCGGGTCGTGA
- a CDS encoding carbohydrate ABC transporter permease produces the protein MSTAVTLNASHQTLSRASAWARRAPLLPALIFMIIVTQLPFVATLVISFVRWNALYPNDIGFGWFANYAAVFTDQAMLKSVITTVILTVAVVLVSLILGLVIAILLDRKFFGRGFVRTIMIAPFLIVPVAAALVWKHAILNPSYGLLNGTLTWIWGLFGHAASAPQPDWVSSQPLGAIIAALVWQWTPFMMLILLAGLQGRPLDVIEAARIDGADEWQIFRHMTLPHLRQYLELAALLGCIYLVQNFDAVFTITSGGLGTANLPYTIYQTFFEAHDYGQASAAGVVVVIGSMIIATFVLRTVSSLLKEEKR, from the coding sequence ATGTCGACAGCGGTCACTCTGAACGCGTCGCACCAGACACTGAGCAGGGCGTCCGCCTGGGCCAGGCGGGCGCCCCTGCTGCCGGCGCTGATCTTCATGATCATCGTCACGCAGCTGCCCTTCGTCGCGACGCTCGTCATCTCGTTCGTGCGCTGGAACGCGCTCTACCCGAATGACATCGGCTTCGGCTGGTTCGCCAACTATGCGGCGGTGTTCACCGACCAGGCCATGCTGAAGTCGGTCATCACGACGGTCATCCTGACGGTCGCCGTGGTGCTCGTGAGCCTGATCCTCGGGCTCGTCATCGCGATCCTGCTCGATCGGAAGTTCTTCGGCCGCGGCTTCGTACGCACCATCATGATCGCGCCGTTCCTGATCGTGCCGGTGGCGGCCGCGCTCGTGTGGAAGCACGCGATCCTGAACCCGTCGTACGGCCTGCTGAACGGAACACTCACGTGGATCTGGGGGCTGTTCGGCCACGCGGCGAGCGCGCCCCAGCCCGACTGGGTCAGCTCGCAGCCGCTCGGCGCGATCATCGCAGCGCTCGTGTGGCAGTGGACCCCGTTCATGATGCTGATCCTGCTGGCCGGGCTGCAGGGGCGGCCGCTCGACGTCATCGAGGCCGCGCGCATCGACGGCGCCGATGAGTGGCAGATCTTCCGTCACATGACGCTGCCGCACCTGCGTCAGTACCTCGAGCTCGCCGCACTGCTCGGCTGCATCTACCTGGTGCAGAACTTCGACGCCGTGTTCACGATCACGAGCGGCGGCCTCGGCACGGCCAACCTGCCGTACACGATCTATCAGACCTTCTTCGAGGCGCACGACTACGGGCAGGCATCCGCCGCGGGTGTCGTCGTCGTGATCGGGTCGATGATCATCGCGACGTTCGTGCTGCGCACCGTTTCGTCGCTGTTGAAGGAGGAGAAGCGATGA
- a CDS encoding MFS transporter, producing MTTPQASVSAPAQPQISLWRNRPYLLLMSGKTTQIIGEGVGTFAVPLVAFGLTHSVVLAGVVAAVGEAGSLLATLPAGVLADRADRRGLLIAAAVVGTALWSFAALAGLAGALTAWQLAIVLFGASVATAVFNPAEVGAIRAVVATDQLAPAMAAVQGRSAAAALIASPIGGVLYAVSRALPFAATAIGHLAVVVCTGLVRVPLNGDRVQAKAAHPVEQLKEGIRFVARLPLLRNSLWLIMLINLTVNGTLIAVNLQLVRTHTAPLLIGLLDTVAGAVMLLGSVIAGPLLKRVPSGLLAIVGLGVTAAAFLGMSVVHDYVGYLVFLAFAFVLIPAVNSGIGGYVTAIVPDELQGRVNSVSSLGYLAVAPLAPVVAGALLAQLGIVPTLWIFSAALAAGVVGTAFVKEIRRIGSPDTWAADARP from the coding sequence ATGACCACTCCTCAGGCCTCTGTCTCGGCGCCGGCGCAGCCGCAGATCTCGCTCTGGCGCAACCGCCCCTACCTGCTGCTCATGTCGGGCAAGACGACGCAGATCATCGGTGAGGGTGTCGGTACGTTCGCCGTTCCGCTGGTGGCGTTCGGCCTCACTCACTCGGTCGTGCTCGCGGGTGTCGTCGCCGCCGTGGGCGAAGCGGGCAGCCTGCTCGCCACCCTGCCGGCGGGCGTGCTCGCCGACCGAGCCGACCGTCGCGGTCTGCTCATCGCCGCCGCCGTGGTGGGAACGGCGCTCTGGTCGTTCGCAGCGCTCGCCGGCCTGGCGGGAGCGCTGACCGCATGGCAACTGGCGATCGTGCTGTTCGGCGCGTCGGTGGCGACCGCGGTCTTCAACCCGGCCGAGGTCGGGGCAATTCGCGCGGTCGTCGCCACTGATCAGCTTGCTCCCGCGATGGCGGCGGTGCAGGGCCGCAGCGCGGCCGCGGCGCTCATCGCCAGCCCGATCGGCGGCGTGCTCTACGCCGTGTCGCGTGCGCTGCCGTTCGCAGCGACGGCGATCGGCCATCTTGCGGTCGTGGTCTGCACCGGGCTTGTTCGGGTGCCGCTGAACGGCGACCGCGTGCAGGCGAAGGCGGCACACCCGGTCGAGCAGCTCAAGGAGGGCATCCGCTTCGTCGCGAGGCTTCCGCTGCTGCGCAACTCGCTGTGGCTCATCATGCTGATCAACTTGACCGTCAACGGCACGCTCATCGCGGTCAATCTGCAACTGGTGCGCACGCATACGGCCCCGCTGCTGATCGGGTTGCTCGACACCGTCGCGGGGGCGGTCATGCTGCTCGGCTCCGTGATCGCCGGGCCGCTGCTGAAGCGCGTGCCGTCCGGCCTGCTAGCCATCGTGGGGCTCGGGGTCACCGCGGCTGCCTTCCTCGGCATGTCGGTCGTGCACGACTACGTCGGCTACCTCGTGTTCCTGGCCTTCGCATTCGTGCTGATCCCCGCGGTGAACTCGGGAATCGGCGGGTACGTGACCGCCATCGTGCCGGACGAGCTGCAGGGCCGCGTCAATTCGGTCAGCTCACTCGGCTACCTCGCGGTGGCTCCGCTCGCCCCGGTCGTCGCCGGCGCGCTGCTGGCGCAGCTGGGAATCGTGCCGACGCTCTGGATCTTCTCGGCTGCGCTCGCCGCGGGCGTCGTCGGCACCGCGTTCGTCAAGGAGATCAGGCGCATCGGCTCCCCCGACACGTGGGCGGCCGACGCGCGTCCCTAG
- a CDS encoding sensor histidine kinase gives MSFGLRSLRWRIVLIAAALVAAASLVIGGVTVLALRGYLVGQLDTRLVSSAQRVDRIGGQLDRLQPGADLNGGGSGTTGPGPGRTTAPRPSGGDFVGDFVGVPGQAPQTIVAVIDGGEIVVNGFVDASGNRHQLSDAQQGKLADFRHSTEPTTVDLGGDLGRYRVASSELPGGATIVTGLPLTSVDSTMWQVTWVILAVAILATVAGAGVAAVVIGRSLRPLGRVASTAASVTGVRLDRGDVRLSARVAPADLASTEEVGQVGGALNALLAHVDEALAVRQASEETMRRFVADASHELRTPLATVRAYAQLSAREHPELPEDLERNISRIDRESVRMGELVDQLLLLARLDADAGTGQPGVQRTEVNLSLLVAEAAGDARLAASDHAWSLDLDAEPVLAAGDEGQLRRLVSNLLANAAAHTPAGTHVAIGLHASNGMNTLTVADDGPGVPAELQPTVFDRFARGDSARNRDAGSTGLGLAIVRAIAEAHGGRVTLESTPGRTIFTVMVPAA, from the coding sequence ATGAGCTTCGGGCTGCGCAGCCTGCGGTGGCGCATCGTGCTGATCGCAGCGGCGCTCGTCGCCGCGGCGAGCCTCGTCATCGGCGGCGTCACTGTGCTCGCGCTGCGCGGCTATCTGGTCGGCCAGCTCGACACGCGGCTCGTCTCGTCGGCGCAGCGCGTCGACCGCATCGGGGGTCAGCTCGACCGGCTGCAACCGGGCGCCGACCTGAACGGCGGCGGGTCCGGCACCACGGGACCCGGGCCGGGGCGGACCACGGCGCCGCGGCCGTCGGGCGGCGACTTCGTCGGTGACTTCGTGGGAGTTCCCGGCCAGGCGCCTCAGACCATCGTCGCGGTGATCGACGGGGGCGAGATCGTCGTGAACGGCTTCGTCGATGCGAGCGGCAACCGACACCAGCTGAGCGACGCGCAGCAGGGCAAGCTCGCCGATTTCCGTCACAGCACAGAGCCGACGACCGTCGATCTGGGCGGCGACCTCGGTCGTTACCGCGTCGCGAGCAGCGAGCTGCCCGGCGGCGCGACGATCGTCACGGGGTTGCCCCTCACGTCTGTCGATTCGACCATGTGGCAGGTGACCTGGGTGATCCTCGCCGTCGCGATCCTCGCGACCGTTGCCGGCGCCGGCGTCGCCGCCGTCGTGATCGGCCGCTCATTGCGCCCGCTGGGAAGGGTCGCGTCGACCGCTGCGTCGGTTACCGGGGTCCGGCTCGATCGCGGCGATGTCCGCCTGTCGGCACGGGTCGCACCTGCCGACCTGGCGTCCACCGAAGAGGTCGGTCAGGTGGGCGGCGCCCTCAACGCCCTGCTGGCGCACGTCGACGAGGCGCTTGCCGTGCGCCAGGCGAGCGAGGAGACCATGCGCCGCTTCGTCGCCGATGCGAGCCACGAGCTGCGCACTCCGCTCGCGACGGTGCGCGCCTACGCGCAGCTCTCGGCGCGCGAGCACCCGGAACTGCCCGAGGACCTCGAGCGCAACATCAGCCGCATCGACCGCGAGTCGGTGCGCATGGGCGAGCTGGTCGACCAGCTGCTGCTGCTCGCCCGGCTCGACGCCGATGCCGGCACGGGCCAGCCCGGCGTGCAGCGCACCGAGGTCAACCTCTCGCTCCTGGTGGCCGAGGCCGCGGGGGATGCCCGGCTTGCGGCATCCGATCACGCCTGGTCGCTCGATCTCGATGCCGAGCCGGTCCTCGCCGCCGGCGACGAGGGGCAGCTGCGACGTCTCGTCTCCAATCTGCTCGCCAACGCCGCCGCCCACACGCCGGCCGGCACGCACGTTGCGATCGGATTGCATGCCTCGAACGGCATGAACACCTTGACGGTGGCGGATGACGGGCCGGGCGTGCCCGCAGAACTTCAGCCGACCGTGTTCGACCGCTTCGCCCGGGGCGACTCGGCCCGCAACCGGGATGCCGGGTCGACGGGCCTGGGACTCGCGATCGTGCGCGCCATCGCTGAGGCGCACGGCGGGCGCGTCACCCTGGAGAGCACGCCCGGCCGCACGATCTTCACCGTGATGGTGCCGGCCGCCTAG
- a CDS encoding mannitol dehydrogenase family protein, with protein MVRLSEAALAGLPAAVAVPRYDRSKVNAGIVHFGVGGFHRAHQAMYLDRLLNAGEASDWGICGVGVLEVDRRMKQALEEQDHLYTLVLKHPDGTLEPRVIGSIVDYLLAPDDPQAVVEKLADPGIRIVSLTITEGGYNFDQITREFDASNPAVQADLVPGALPQTVFGLVVAGLALRRSRGIEPFTVMSCDNIPGNGELARKVFAAFARLKDPELADWLEASVRFPNSMVDRITPVTTDADRVLVQREWGIDDGWPVVAEPFEQWVLEDSFGLGRPAYETVGVQVVDEVEPYELMKLRLLNVGHQAIAYFGVLAGYTFAHEAARDPLFVGLLRRYWDREARPTLRPVPGVDLDAYTAELVERFGNEHVRDTLARLAAESSDRIPKWLVPVIRARLDAGGEVDASAALVASWARYAEGVDESGNPITIVDRLADSRHTAALAQASDPLAFLRDESLFGSLAAEPAFTVPYLRTLDALHARGARAALTELVGEPAAS; from the coding sequence ATGGTCCGTCTTTCCGAGGCCGCACTGGCTGGGCTGCCCGCAGCGGTGGCCGTTCCGCGCTACGACCGCTCGAAGGTCAACGCGGGAATCGTGCACTTCGGGGTCGGCGGCTTCCACCGCGCGCACCAGGCGATGTACCTCGACCGGCTGCTGAACGCCGGCGAGGCATCCGACTGGGGCATCTGCGGGGTCGGCGTGCTCGAGGTCGACCGGCGCATGAAGCAGGCGCTGGAGGAGCAGGACCACCTGTACACGCTCGTGCTCAAGCACCCCGACGGGACGCTCGAGCCGCGCGTGATCGGCTCGATCGTCGACTACCTGCTGGCGCCCGACGACCCGCAGGCCGTCGTCGAGAAGCTGGCGGACCCCGGCATCCGCATCGTCTCGCTGACCATCACAGAGGGCGGCTACAACTTCGATCAGATCACGCGCGAGTTCGACGCCTCGAATCCCGCGGTGCAGGCCGATCTCGTTCCTGGCGCGCTGCCGCAGACCGTCTTCGGGCTCGTCGTGGCGGGCCTCGCGCTGCGGCGCTCGCGGGGTATCGAACCGTTCACGGTGATGTCATGCGACAACATCCCGGGGAACGGCGAGCTGGCGCGCAAAGTGTTCGCGGCGTTCGCCCGGCTCAAGGACCCCGAGCTGGCGGACTGGCTCGAGGCATCCGTGCGCTTCCCCAACTCCATGGTCGACCGCATCACGCCGGTGACGACGGATGCCGACCGGGTGCTCGTGCAGCGGGAATGGGGCATCGACGACGGCTGGCCGGTCGTGGCCGAGCCGTTCGAGCAGTGGGTGCTCGAGGACTCGTTCGGGCTGGGGCGACCGGCGTACGAGACGGTCGGCGTGCAGGTGGTCGACGAGGTCGAGCCGTACGAGCTGATGAAGCTGCGGCTGCTCAATGTCGGTCACCAGGCGATCGCCTACTTCGGGGTGCTCGCCGGCTACACCTTCGCGCACGAGGCCGCGCGGGACCCGCTGTTCGTCGGGCTGCTGCGGCGCTACTGGGATCGTGAGGCGCGGCCCACCCTGCGCCCGGTGCCCGGCGTCGACCTGGACGCCTACACCGCGGAGCTGGTCGAGCGGTTCGGCAACGAGCACGTGCGCGACACGCTCGCGCGGCTCGCCGCCGAGTCGTCCGACCGCATTCCGAAGTGGCTCGTTCCCGTGATCCGCGCACGGCTCGACGCGGGCGGCGAGGTCGACGCGTCGGCGGCTCTCGTGGCCAGCTGGGCGCGATACGCGGAAGGCGTGGACGAGTCGGGCAATCCGATCACGATCGTCGACCGCCTCGCCGACTCGCGGCACACGGCGGCGCTCGCGCAGGCATCCGACCCGCTCGCGTTCCTGCGCGACGAGAGCCTGTTCGGTTCGCTCGCCGCAGAGCCCGCCTTCACCGTGCCCTACTTGCGCACCCTCGATGCGCTGCACGCGCGCGGCGCCCGCGCCGCCCTCACCGAGCTGGTCGGCGAGCCCGCCGCGAGCTGA
- a CDS encoding winged helix-turn-helix domain-containing protein: protein MAAEDTWNQPPLQVTEPATLRAFAHPTRQRILRELAVRTHARAADLARWTGEPANSLSFHLRTLASAGLIRELPEKGRDKRDRVWELANQGGYTFEDPIADPGVSSFVAERFDWLRRLLAREFDDEQSVSTVQFGGALLTKAEAKEFSEQLGELLTKWRKHGAEAAERDPADTQRRAYDVAFALGRSAPPAAASQD, encoded by the coding sequence ATGGCCGCAGAGGACACCTGGAATCAGCCGCCGCTCCAGGTCACGGAGCCGGCGACGCTGCGGGCCTTCGCGCACCCGACGCGGCAGCGGATCCTTCGCGAGCTGGCCGTGCGCACTCATGCCCGCGCCGCCGACCTCGCCCGCTGGACGGGGGAGCCGGCGAACTCCCTCAGCTTCCACCTGCGCACACTCGCGAGCGCCGGCCTGATCCGCGAACTGCCCGAGAAGGGGCGTGACAAGCGCGACCGGGTGTGGGAGCTCGCCAATCAAGGCGGCTACACCTTCGAGGATCCAATCGCCGACCCCGGCGTCTCATCCTTCGTGGCAGAGCGCTTCGACTGGCTGCGCCGGCTCCTCGCACGCGAGTTCGACGACGAGCAGTCTGTGTCGACCGTGCAGTTCGGCGGAGCGCTGCTGACGAAGGCCGAGGCCAAGGAGTTCTCCGAACAACTCGGCGAACTGCTCACAAAGTGGCGCAAGCACGGCGCGGAGGCAGCGGAGCGCGACCCCGCCGACACGCAGCGGCGCGCCTATGACGTCGCCTTCGCGCTCGGGCGGTCCGCGCCGCCCGCAGCCGCCTCCCAGGACTGA
- a CDS encoding DeoR/GlpR family DNA-binding transcription regulator → MSLFSIERRKVIVDHARETGRADVSELSKLLKVSAETVRRDLTSLEKSGLLRRVHGGAVPVERLGFESDLATRSTRMIEEKSRIAEATVKHLENAEAIYIDEGAIFQLLADRLYPESPTTVVTNSLAIAVSLAGRPNVEVISLGGRVRAKTLGAVDFWAIEMLETMVLDLAIIGANGISVRRGATVPDAAIAEVKAAAIKQSRRRILIADHSKVGADSFVRFAALDDFELFITDDGVSPEHADELRASGLELDLA, encoded by the coding sequence ATGTCGCTCTTCTCCATCGAACGGCGGAAGGTCATCGTGGACCATGCCCGCGAGACGGGGCGCGCCGACGTCAGCGAGCTGTCGAAGCTGCTGAAGGTCTCGGCCGAGACCGTGCGGCGCGATCTGACCTCGCTCGAGAAGTCCGGGCTGCTGCGGCGCGTGCATGGCGGGGCGGTGCCGGTCGAGCGGCTGGGGTTCGAGTCCGACCTCGCGACGCGCTCGACGCGCATGATCGAAGAGAAGAGCCGCATCGCCGAGGCGACGGTGAAGCACCTCGAGAACGCCGAGGCGATCTACATCGACGAGGGCGCGATCTTCCAGCTGCTCGCCGACCGGCTGTACCCCGAGAGCCCGACGACGGTCGTCACGAACTCGCTCGCGATCGCAGTGTCGCTCGCCGGGCGACCGAACGTCGAGGTCATCTCGCTGGGTGGTCGGGTGCGGGCGAAGACCCTGGGGGCCGTCGACTTCTGGGCGATCGAGATGCTCGAGACGATGGTGCTCGACCTCGCGATCATCGGGGCCAACGGCATCTCGGTGCGGCGTGGCGCGACGGTGCCCGATGCCGCGATCGCCGAGGTGAAGGCGGCAGCGATCAAGCAGTCCCGCCGGCGCATCCTGATCGCCGACCACTCGAAGGTCGGCGCCGACTCGTTCGTGCGGTTCGCCGCCCTCGACGATTTCGAGCTGTTCATCACCGACGACGGGGTGAGCCCCGAGCACGCCGACGAGCTGCGCGCGTCGGGCCTCGAGCTCGACCTCGCCTGA